The genomic DNA ACTCGCCGCCGAGCATGGCCTGTACGTCATCCTCGATTGGCATTCCATCGGCAACCTCCGCACCGAAGTATTTCAGGCCGACATGTACCAGACGAGCAAGGCCGAGACCGCGCGCTTCTGGCGCACCGTCTCCGCGCGCTACGCGGGCAACCCGACCGTCGCGTTCTACGAGCTCTTCAACGAGCCGACGAGCTACCGCGGCACGCTCGGGCGGCTGGCGTGGCACGAGCAGCGCGAGATGATGGAGGACCTCATCACGATCGTCCGCGCGAACGACCCCGACACGATCCCGCTTGTGGCCGGGCCGGACTGGGCGTACGATCTGACCGGGCTCCGCGAGGACCCCGTCCGTGCCGAGGGCATCGCGTACGTCGCGCATCCGTACCCGCAGAAGCGTGAGCAGCCGTGGGAGCCGAAGTGGGAAGAGGCCTGGGGCTTCGCCGCCGAGACCTATCCCATCGTGGCGACGGAACTGGGCTTCATGAACGCCGACGGCCCCGGCGCCCACGTCCCCGTCATCGCCGACGAGACCTACGGCCGCGCCATCGTGGACTTCTTCGAGGCCCGCGGCATTTCGTGGACGGCCTGGGTATTCGACCCGGAGTGGTCGCCGCAGATGTTCTCCGACTGGGACTTCACGCCCACCATGCAGGGGACGTTCTTCCGCGACGAACTCCGCCGCCTCAACGGCACCTCGGACGAGTAACCGCGCCTCTGGCGTACGCCTCTCCCCTCCCCCGCCAGAGGCCTCTGGAGAGCCCGGCACCCCGCCGCCGTCTGCGGGT from Rubricoccus marinus includes the following:
- a CDS encoding glycoside hydrolase family 5 protein, with the protein product MHRLLLLAALLLALPVAAQEALPALHVEGNRIVDEAGATVILRGVSFSDPDKLESQGHWDDEYFATAADWGANVVRFPIHPRAWRERGEAAYLALVDAGVELAAEHGLYVILDWHSIGNLRTEVFQADMYQTSKAETARFWRTVSARYAGNPTVAFYELFNEPTSYRGTLGRLAWHEQREMMEDLITIVRANDPDTIPLVAGPDWAYDLTGLREDPVRAEGIAYVAHPYPQKREQPWEPKWEEAWGFAAETYPIVATELGFMNADGPGAHVPVIADETYGRAIVDFFEARGISWTAWVFDPEWSPQMFSDWDFTPTMQGTFFRDELRRLNGTSDE